A genome region from Tenebrio molitor chromosome 4, icTenMoli1.1, whole genome shotgun sequence includes the following:
- the Ald1 gene encoding fructose-bisphosphate aldolase isoform X1 — translation MEESPEERIAKIERCQAKLAAAKAGLQARQSGMAPGAVPSEKIFKMATHFNYPDPALQDELRKIANAIVAPGKGILAADESVSTMGKRLTDIGVENTDENRRKYRQLLFTTDKSLGDYISGVILFHETLYQKADDGTPFPELLKQRGIIPGIKVDTGVVPLFGSEDECTTQGLDDLGKRCAQYKKDGCHFAKWRCVLKIKDHTPSYQAALENANVLARYASICQENRIVPIVEPEVLPDGIHDLERAQKVTETVLSFVYKALHDHNVFLEGTLLKPNMVTAGQSHPVKFSPEDVARATVTALSRTVPPAVPGVTFLSGGQSEEEATINLDAINRFQGKKPWALTFSYGRALQASVLRAWGGKDENVINGQSELMKRAKANSEASLGKYVAGSVQGQAADQGLFVKNHAY, via the exons AagcgaaaaaatattcaagatGGCCACCCACTTCAACTACCCCGATCCGGCGCTACAGGACGAGCTCCGCAAGATCGCCAACGCTATAGTCGCCCCCGGGAAGGGTATCTTGGCAGCCGACGAGTCGGTCAGCACCATGGGTAAACGTCTCACCGACATCGGTGTCGAGAATACCGACGAGAACCGCAGGAAGTACAGACAGTTGCTGTTCACCACCGACAAGTCTCTCGGCGACTACATCTCCGGCGTCATCCTCTTCCACGAGACCCTCTACCAGAAGGCTGACGACGGGACTCCCTTCCCGGAGTTGCTGAAGCAGCGCGGCATCATCCCCGGAATCAAGGTGGACACCGGAGTCGTTCCTCTCTTCGGGTCGGAGGATGAGTGCACCACTCAAG GTCTGGACGACTTGGGCAAACGCTGCGCCCAGTACAAGAAGGACGGTtgccattttgcaaaatggcGGTGCGTGCTCAAGATCAAAGACCACACCCCTAGCTACCAAGCGGCCCTCGAAAACGCCAACGTCCTCGCCCGTTACGCCTCGATCTGCCAGGAGAACCGTATCGTGCCCATCGTGGAACCCGAAGTGCTTCCAGACGGCATCCACGACCTCGAGCGCGCCCAGAAGGTGACCGAGACGGTGTTGTCCTTCGTGTACAAGGCCCTCCACGACCACAACGTCTTCCTCGAGGGCACCTTGCTCAAGCCCAACATGGTCACGGCCGGACAAAGCCATCCGGTCAAGTTCAGCCCGGAGGACGTGGCCCGAGCCACCGTCACCGCTCTATCGCGCACCGTACCCCCGGCGGTTCCCGGAGTCACCTTCCTCTCCGGAGGACAGTCGGAAGAAGAGGCGACCATCAATCTCGACGCCATCAACAG GTTCCAAGGGAAGAAGCCGTGGGCGTTGACCTTCAGCTACGGACGCGCCCTCCAGGCGTCCGTCCTCCGGGCGTGGGGCGGCAAAGACGAGAACGTCATCAACGGCCAGAGCGAGTTGATGAAGCGCGCCAAAGCCAACAGCGAGGCCTCTCTAGGCAAGTACGTCGCCGGCAGCGTCCAAGGACAGGCCGCCGACCAAGGACTCTTCGTCAAGAACCACGCCTACTAA
- the Ald1 gene encoding fructose-bisphosphate aldolase isoform X2, giving the protein MATHFNYPDPALQDELRKIANAIVAPGKGILAADESVSTMGKRLTDIGVENTDENRRKYRQLLFTTDKSLGDYISGVILFHETLYQKADDGTPFPELLKQRGIIPGIKVDTGVVPLFGSEDECTTQGLDDLGKRCAQYKKDGCHFAKWRCVLKIKDHTPSYQAALENANVLARYASICQENRIVPIVEPEVLPDGIHDLERAQKVTETVLSFVYKALHDHNVFLEGTLLKPNMVTAGQSHPVKFSPEDVARATVTALSRTVPPAVPGVTFLSGGQSEEEATINLDAINRFQGKKPWALTFSYGRALQASVLRAWGGKDENVINGQSELMKRAKANSEASLGKYVAGSVQGQAADQGLFVKNHAY; this is encoded by the exons atGGCCACCCACTTCAACTACCCCGATCCGGCGCTACAGGACGAGCTCCGCAAGATCGCCAACGCTATAGTCGCCCCCGGGAAGGGTATCTTGGCAGCCGACGAGTCGGTCAGCACCATGGGTAAACGTCTCACCGACATCGGTGTCGAGAATACCGACGAGAACCGCAGGAAGTACAGACAGTTGCTGTTCACCACCGACAAGTCTCTCGGCGACTACATCTCCGGCGTCATCCTCTTCCACGAGACCCTCTACCAGAAGGCTGACGACGGGACTCCCTTCCCGGAGTTGCTGAAGCAGCGCGGCATCATCCCCGGAATCAAGGTGGACACCGGAGTCGTTCCTCTCTTCGGGTCGGAGGATGAGTGCACCACTCAAG GTCTGGACGACTTGGGCAAACGCTGCGCCCAGTACAAGAAGGACGGTtgccattttgcaaaatggcGGTGCGTGCTCAAGATCAAAGACCACACCCCTAGCTACCAAGCGGCCCTCGAAAACGCCAACGTCCTCGCCCGTTACGCCTCGATCTGCCAGGAGAACCGTATCGTGCCCATCGTGGAACCCGAAGTGCTTCCAGACGGCATCCACGACCTCGAGCGCGCCCAGAAGGTGACCGAGACGGTGTTGTCCTTCGTGTACAAGGCCCTCCACGACCACAACGTCTTCCTCGAGGGCACCTTGCTCAAGCCCAACATGGTCACGGCCGGACAAAGCCATCCGGTCAAGTTCAGCCCGGAGGACGTGGCCCGAGCCACCGTCACCGCTCTATCGCGCACCGTACCCCCGGCGGTTCCCGGAGTCACCTTCCTCTCCGGAGGACAGTCGGAAGAAGAGGCGACCATCAATCTCGACGCCATCAACAG GTTCCAAGGGAAGAAGCCGTGGGCGTTGACCTTCAGCTACGGACGCGCCCTCCAGGCGTCCGTCCTCCGGGCGTGGGGCGGCAAAGACGAGAACGTCATCAACGGCCAGAGCGAGTTGATGAAGCGCGCCAAAGCCAACAGCGAGGCCTCTCTAGGCAAGTACGTCGCCGGCAGCGTCCAAGGACAGGCCGCCGACCAAGGACTCTTCGTCAAGAACCACGCCTACTAA